In the genome of Verrucomicrobiota bacterium, one region contains:
- a CDS encoding VWA domain-containing protein encodes MSWIAFQWPWMLLLLGLLPFIRMQMKRAEALNLKTIRALESSISIDQRRRRHRHRILLWALVFMIIALARPGYAPEKKSIQKSGRDVVFLLDVSRSMLAEDCYPSRLEVAKQAVRDCLGSFSNDRVGLVIYAGSSSILCPLTSDYEFLKYMLEQAQPRSVDFGGTLLLSAVEKVVSQVFDVSRASYQDLILLTDGEDHGPEMKKVAEVFNQTNDSLLIVGLGDPSVGSKIPIIDDEGNESFLEHQGRPVLTQLQERGLLELERLSKGSKYVSVKTSPFHLGDMYLDFAKDKKRDGGIGSNFDIVYQEAAFFFIIVSLILLLWVEFLFFVGQGDQKWLLLKQKLVKRRTLLVALLVVSQSCFADDNNSPSLLFERAMKLTAEGKYEEAQMLWNELANHSEMTSSKPQAVIALNLALTTKREIKEIVDQSKEELLETALIKCNKAEQYLLQAARLRPDYARPGMQLQELDRLRQNIYNKIEEKKSEEEEADQELQQIIELLRQLKDDQKNFQTEVIEKGKLKQRRQRKIPKEMKQRLIESVPTTGQVEAYVLKQEALHERGVDMHIRFLELDKKMKAITYALPSESFESILNEPIALMNKALESQKRAVQFLNEFNTWWPATQRQEDAVRLMNKILTLFPQQDGGFSDQYSDDWEEAEDFEEWDESESGDASSLSSRSEGPMQSFTELQTMPAPNFSAEEIMAQELENQQFREEERTKSSLGKVEKDW; translated from the coding sequence ATGAGTTGGATTGCTTTTCAATGGCCTTGGATGCTTCTGCTATTAGGTCTTCTGCCTTTTATTCGTATGCAAATGAAACGAGCAGAAGCTTTGAATCTTAAGACAATAAGGGCCCTGGAGAGCTCGATAAGTATCGATCAGCGTCGGCGAAGGCATCGTCATAGAATATTGCTTTGGGCTTTGGTTTTCATGATTATAGCCCTCGCTAGACCTGGATATGCCCCCGAGAAAAAGTCTATTCAAAAATCTGGTAGGGATGTTGTGTTTTTATTAGATGTTTCTCGAAGTATGCTGGCAGAAGACTGCTACCCTTCAAGGTTAGAAGTTGCTAAGCAGGCGGTGCGAGATTGTTTAGGTTCTTTTTCCAATGATCGTGTAGGATTAGTGATTTATGCAGGGAGTAGTTCTATATTGTGCCCTCTAACAAGTGACTATGAGTTTTTGAAATACATGTTGGAACAAGCGCAGCCTAGATCAGTAGATTTTGGTGGAACACTCCTCTTATCTGCTGTGGAAAAAGTAGTAAGCCAGGTTTTTGATGTAAGTCGTGCCAGTTATCAAGATTTAATTCTTTTAACAGATGGCGAAGACCATGGTCCTGAAATGAAAAAGGTTGCCGAGGTATTTAATCAAACAAATGACTCACTGCTCATAGTAGGTTTAGGTGATCCATCAGTTGGATCTAAAATCCCCATTATCGATGATGAAGGTAATGAAAGCTTCTTAGAACATCAGGGAAGACCTGTTCTCACTCAATTGCAAGAAAGGGGTTTACTGGAGTTGGAAAGGCTATCCAAGGGAAGTAAGTATGTTTCAGTAAAGACCTCCCCATTCCATTTGGGTGATATGTATCTTGATTTTGCGAAAGACAAGAAGCGTGATGGCGGGATAGGAAGTAATTTTGATATTGTTTATCAAGAAGCAGCATTTTTCTTTATCATCGTTTCTTTGATCTTACTGCTATGGGTTGAGTTTCTCTTTTTTGTGGGACAAGGTGATCAAAAATGGCTGTTGCTAAAGCAGAAGCTCGTGAAAAGAAGAACGCTTCTTGTTGCGCTCTTAGTTGTAAGTCAGAGTTGTTTCGCAGATGATAATAATTCTCCTTCGCTACTGTTTGAACGGGCAATGAAGTTGACGGCAGAAGGCAAGTATGAGGAGGCTCAAATGCTGTGGAATGAACTAGCGAACCATTCTGAGATGACCTCTTCAAAGCCGCAAGCTGTAATCGCTCTGAACTTAGCGCTTACGACTAAGAGGGAAATCAAAGAAATTGTTGATCAATCAAAAGAGGAACTTCTAGAAACGGCACTGATTAAATGTAATAAGGCAGAACAATATCTTTTACAGGCTGCTCGTTTAAGGCCTGATTACGCCCGGCCCGGTATGCAATTGCAAGAGTTAGACCGACTTAGACAAAACATTTATAATAAAATTGAAGAAAAAAAATCTGAAGAGGAGGAGGCTGACCAGGAGTTACAGCAGATAATTGAACTTCTCAGACAACTGAAAGACGACCAAAAGAATTTTCAAACGGAAGTGATTGAGAAAGGTAAATTGAAGCAGCGCAGACAACGCAAAATTCCTAAAGAAATGAAACAAAGACTCATTGAATCAGTCCCTACAACAGGCCAAGTTGAGGCCTATGTTCTAAAGCAAGAAGCTTTGCACGAAAGAGGGGTAGATATGCACATTCGATTTCTGGAATTAGATAAAAAAATGAAAGCTATCACCTATGCACTACCATCTGAGTCTTTTGAAAGTATTCTGAATGAGCCTATCGCATTAATGAACAAAGCACTAGAAAGTCAAAAAAGGGCAGTTCAATTTCTTAATGAATTTAACACATGGTGGCCTGCAACCCAGCGTCAGGAAGATGCGGTAAGGCTTATGAATAAAATTCTTACGCTTTTCCCTCAACAGGATGGGGGATTTTCAGATCAATATAGTGATGATTGGGAAGAGGCCGAGGACTTTGAAGAGTGGGATGAGTCTGAAAGTGGTGATGCATCTAGTTTGTCCTCTAGGAGCGAAGGTCCGATGCAAAGTTTTACTGAACTTCAAACTATGCCTGCGCCAAATTTTTCAGCGGAGGAAATCATGGCTCAAGAACTCGAGAATCAACAGTTTAGAGAAGAGGAACGTACCAAATCAAGTCTGGGTAAGGTTGAAAAAGATTGGTAA
- a CDS encoding serine hydrolase domain-containing protein, with translation MELKISQELIRQGIEEGHHIGAQLSVAVGKSSERIEANFSFGEANKGVPMVHDSLCLWMSSSKPIGAVAMAQLWERDLFSLDDEVAKYWPEFGQNGKESITIRQLLTHTGGFRLADQAIHCPNMKEALEQVAAAPKEPRWQSGRKAGYHTSGSWMALGEIVHRLDGRPYQQYVREEIFKPLGMKNCWIGVPEEQINRYGDQMAVMHVTANGKCEPHDKLERSWEISLPKPGSHGRGPARELRLFYDMLIQGGRLGDARILEPTTVEAITAAHRIGMIDHTFRYKIDMGLGFIRQSIHYGELDVAYGFGAYASGRTFGHGGAESSLGFADPDFDLTGVFLFNGMAGDAVHQKRARTLIEAIYKDLELVQEDGLAAYSI, from the coding sequence ATGGAACTGAAAATATCTCAAGAACTGATTAGGCAAGGCATTGAAGAAGGCCATCACATTGGTGCACAGCTCAGTGTGGCCGTCGGTAAGAGTAGCGAAAGGATCGAGGCAAATTTCAGCTTCGGTGAGGCCAATAAGGGAGTCCCGATGGTTCATGATAGCCTTTGTTTATGGATGTCTAGCAGTAAGCCTATAGGAGCCGTCGCTATGGCACAACTTTGGGAAAGGGATTTGTTTTCTTTGGATGATGAAGTAGCAAAATATTGGCCAGAATTCGGACAGAATGGAAAAGAATCCATTACCATACGGCAGTTGCTCACGCATACCGGGGGGTTTCGTCTAGCAGATCAAGCGATCCATTGCCCAAATATGAAGGAAGCGTTGGAGCAAGTGGCTGCTGCACCTAAAGAGCCTCGCTGGCAATCAGGCAGAAAAGCAGGTTATCATACCTCGGGCAGTTGGATGGCTCTTGGAGAGATTGTTCATCGTCTAGATGGACGCCCCTACCAACAATACGTTCGAGAGGAAATCTTTAAACCTTTGGGAATGAAAAATTGCTGGATCGGGGTGCCAGAAGAACAGATTAATAGATACGGTGATCAGATGGCTGTGATGCATGTAACTGCCAATGGCAAGTGTGAACCACATGATAAGCTAGAAAGGAGCTGGGAAATTTCGTTGCCCAAGCCCGGCAGTCATGGAAGGGGACCTGCCCGTGAATTAAGATTGTTTTATGATATGTTGATACAGGGAGGTAGATTAGGAGATGCAAGAATATTAGAGCCAACAACAGTTGAGGCTATTACAGCAGCTCATCGTATAGGTATGATAGATCATACTTTTCGTTATAAGATTGATATGGGTTTAGGTTTTATAAGGCAATCCATTCATTATGGCGAGCTCGATGTGGCCTACGGGTTTGGTGCTTATGCTTCGGGGAGAACTTTTGGACATGGAGGTGCTGAATCTTCTTTGGGCTTTGCGGATCCGGATTTTGATCTGACAGGTGTATTTCTGTTTAATGGTATGGCTGGTGATGCAGTTCATCAAAAAAGGGCAAGAACACTCATAGAAGCTATTTATAAGGATTTAGAGCTGGTTCAAGAAGATGGCTTAGCAGCCTACTCCATTTAG
- a CDS encoding YidC/Oxa1 family insertase periplasmic-domain containing protein, translated as MDRTAWIVVTICVVLLLAWQPLMDRLYPTPEPRPVREEVETKEVSKAESEGVVADDTISEGEVPTLTASSEMLIQGDLSSAREFVLENTQLRVVLTTLGGGIDKIELKEHYVEDEEGDPIILHGINKVPVLNLQGIDWTDGYTVVPYEVIKANSSEVVFKRKLHKGGYIVRTFTLDPENEYLVNVDQKIVNDSGELLVLGPGRMDTGVAEPIYGRADERTHLSVGWKDSSEEFNIDKITAFDGFKPLGITISHGKTVITSPADRPLLWSVTKSQFFSLVVDFSEGGQVTNLRGTQVELPHLRSKNEKIPDGIRATVQFGGLKVKPSESLEQRMVLFAGPTYDEVMTDLNKKEVMEHGYFGFVSRPLLLFMNAIYKVVGNYGWAIVIMTIIIKLVLWYPQTKANLSMKKMQVVAPIMKEMQEKFKDKPDKLQQEMMKLYKDYGVNPVGGCLPILLQMPIFIGFYWMLLRAIELRHEGWIWWVSDLSKPDTIAYLPLPILGDFPINPLPILMAASMFLSFQMTPKPQGVDNPAQHIFKFMPIIFLIFCYNFASALSLYWTVQNLLGIVQMYFNLKIPMPTPEELKAKAEEKKKVREALQAKAGPGMGAPAKKARGPRTQKRKKR; from the coding sequence ATGGATAGAACAGCTTGGATAGTAGTGACGATATGCGTCGTGCTTTTGTTGGCTTGGCAGCCGCTGATGGATAGGCTTTATCCTACACCAGAGCCTCGACCCGTCAGAGAGGAAGTCGAGACTAAAGAAGTTAGTAAGGCGGAATCAGAGGGTGTCGTAGCTGATGACACAATCTCAGAGGGTGAAGTTCCTACTTTAACTGCTTCCAGTGAAATGCTGATCCAAGGTGATCTGAGCAGTGCGAGAGAGTTTGTCTTAGAGAATACTCAGCTCCGGGTCGTTCTGACGACTTTGGGCGGAGGCATAGACAAGATAGAGTTAAAAGAGCATTACGTAGAAGATGAGGAAGGGGACCCAATCATTCTTCACGGAATTAATAAGGTGCCGGTTTTAAATCTACAAGGCATTGACTGGACAGACGGATATACGGTCGTTCCCTACGAAGTAATTAAGGCTAACTCTTCTGAAGTTGTCTTCAAACGCAAGCTCCACAAAGGTGGATACATAGTTCGCACATTCACTTTAGATCCCGAAAATGAGTATTTGGTTAATGTAGACCAGAAAATTGTCAACGATAGTGGGGAACTTTTGGTGCTTGGCCCAGGACGGATGGATACTGGAGTCGCGGAGCCTATTTATGGTCGTGCTGACGAGAGGACACATCTGAGTGTGGGGTGGAAGGATTCCTCTGAAGAATTTAACATAGATAAAATAACTGCCTTTGATGGGTTCAAGCCATTAGGTATTACGATCTCTCATGGTAAAACGGTAATTACCAGCCCAGCGGATAGGCCGCTTCTTTGGTCTGTCACAAAAAGCCAGTTTTTTTCTTTGGTCGTGGATTTTTCTGAAGGAGGTCAGGTTACGAATCTAAGAGGAACTCAAGTAGAGCTTCCTCATCTGCGTTCTAAGAATGAAAAAATTCCCGATGGCATCCGTGCGACAGTGCAATTTGGTGGCCTAAAGGTAAAGCCTTCGGAGTCTCTTGAGCAACGTATGGTTCTCTTTGCTGGCCCGACTTATGATGAGGTGATGACGGACTTGAATAAAAAAGAAGTGATGGAGCATGGTTACTTCGGTTTTGTGAGCCGTCCTCTTTTGTTATTCATGAATGCCATCTACAAAGTTGTAGGTAACTATGGGTGGGCTATTGTGATTATGACGATCATTATCAAGCTGGTTCTCTGGTATCCGCAGACCAAAGCCAACTTGAGCATGAAAAAAATGCAAGTGGTTGCTCCAATCATGAAGGAGATGCAAGAAAAATTCAAAGACAAGCCCGACAAACTACAACAGGAGATGATGAAGTTGTACAAGGATTATGGCGTCAATCCTGTGGGTGGTTGTCTGCCTATACTTTTGCAAATGCCTATATTCATAGGCTTTTATTGGATGCTCTTGAGAGCGATTGAGTTGCGGCATGAGGGATGGATCTGGTGGGTTAGCGACCTATCGAAGCCTGATACAATCGCCTATTTGCCTCTCCCTATTTTAGGAGACTTTCCCATTAATCCATTGCCTATTTTGATGGCAGCTAGCATGTTTTTGAGTTTTCAAATGACTCCCAAACCACAAGGAGTCGACAACCCGGCACAACATATTTTCAAATTCATGCCCATTATTTTTCTGATTTTCTGTTATAATTTTGCTTCGGCACTTTCTTTATATTGGACGGTCCAAAACTTGCTTGGAATAGTTCAGATGTATTTTAACTTAAAGATACCAATGCCTACTCCTGAGGAGCTAAAGGCGAAAGCGGAAGAGAAAAAGAAAGTGCGTGAGGCTTTGCAAGCTAAAGCGGGTCCTGGTATGGGGGCGCCTGCAAAAAAAGCTCGTGGACCTAGGACGCAGAAACGCAAAAAGCGTTAA
- a CDS encoding DUF58 domain-containing protein: MLPSIDSQLCDLDTRCRYAVEHFLAGEYRSVFKGRGIEFEDVREYIPGDDVRSIDWKVTARTGVPHIKRYIEEREQIFYLLVDASSSMKCGYRPGEISRWWTLVELSFLLAMAAVKNNDRIGLILFSNEVKRIIPPSKGRQHVMSLMDVLIKEGEAQEGGEQTNFNAALRSFAHLANKRSLAVVLSDFFVMNYEEELKALAYRHDVIAGCISRPNEVTSSTSGLVRMIDSESRKMRVVDFGATDQSGVQELAKRRLSDLRDLMLECRADFFECLAGADCVSVLSDFFKSRLRRLADETGG; encoded by the coding sequence ATGTTGCCCAGCATAGATAGCCAATTATGTGATTTAGATACTAGGTGTCGCTATGCAGTTGAACATTTCCTAGCTGGAGAATATCGAAGTGTTTTTAAAGGGCGGGGAATTGAGTTTGAAGATGTTCGGGAGTATATCCCTGGAGATGATGTTCGCAGTATTGATTGGAAAGTTACAGCACGCACAGGCGTACCTCATATCAAGCGTTACATCGAAGAACGTGAACAGATTTTTTATTTATTAGTGGATGCTTCGTCTTCCATGAAGTGTGGTTATCGTCCTGGTGAAATCAGTAGGTGGTGGACATTGGTAGAGTTGAGTTTTTTATTAGCAATGGCTGCAGTGAAAAATAATGATCGAATCGGGTTGATACTATTTTCTAATGAAGTGAAGCGCATTATTCCTCCTAGTAAAGGGAGGCAGCATGTCATGTCACTGATGGACGTCTTAATTAAGGAGGGTGAAGCACAAGAAGGTGGTGAGCAAACAAATTTTAACGCAGCTTTAAGATCCTTTGCCCATTTGGCAAATAAGAGATCGTTAGCAGTTGTTTTGTCAGATTTTTTTGTGATGAATTATGAAGAAGAACTCAAAGCGTTGGCTTATCGTCACGATGTTATAGCAGGCTGTATTTCAAGGCCGAATGAAGTGACTAGCTCAACGTCTGGCTTAGTCAGAATGATTGATTCTGAAAGCAGAAAGATGAGAGTGGTAGATTTTGGTGCAACAGATCAGTCAGGTGTTCAAGAATTAGCAAAGAGGAGACTAAGTGATCTAAGAGATTTGATGCTGGAATGTCGTGCAGATTTTTTTGAATGTTTGGCAGGTGCTGATTGTGTTAGTGTGTTAAGTGACTTCTTTAAATCAAGATTAAGAAGATTAGCTGATGAGACAGGAGGTTAG
- a CDS encoding R3H domain-containing nucleic acid-binding protein, translating into MKSFEYSPKEALEMMLGHLGFVFEVREEDRLQGPTLHILTRDPGRLIGRNGKTLDDLQFLLNRLLTTSEDEAPKVTIDVENYKAHQYEPLFVKLRAAANQVKETGDPYELDPMNSFDRRIVHNFFIDDPEIKTQSVDEKSRLKKVVIKKAS; encoded by the coding sequence ATGAAGTCCTTTGAATATAGCCCTAAAGAGGCATTAGAGATGATGCTCGGACACCTTGGTTTCGTATTTGAGGTGCGGGAGGAAGATCGTCTCCAAGGACCTACTTTGCATATTCTTACACGCGACCCGGGCCGTCTGATTGGACGCAATGGTAAGACATTGGATGACTTACAGTTTTTGTTGAACCGATTACTCACAACTAGTGAAGATGAAGCTCCGAAAGTCACCATTGATGTCGAGAATTATAAAGCACATCAGTATGAGCCGTTGTTTGTTAAATTACGTGCTGCAGCTAATCAGGTCAAAGAAACAGGTGATCCTTATGAATTAGACCCGATGAATTCCTTTGATCGCCGCATTGTTCATAACTTTTTCATAGATGATCCTGAAATCAAGACTCAGAGTGTGGACGAAAAATCTCGCCTCAAGAAGGTGGTTATTAAGAAAGCCAGTTAG
- a CDS encoding VWA domain-containing protein has protein sequence MILLYPLVLLVLIGYFAWKAFDKRIVHTDALSVPAISAWQKLSKGRANYLWVLKVLWWTTLVFLVFALSRPQALFTQSKKNTKGIAIKILVDISSSMDMAIDLPNGTRESRMEVAKEMVERFIMGDGQNLSGRQQDLIGLITFARYADTRSPLTLGHQALVDIVQRLEVQNRPNEDGTAYGDALTLACARLEKLSELQVEQGDGSKSAPDIESRVVVLLTDGENNSGKYLPQEASAFAQKWNCRVYVISLGDQLLTDENGKKIPPSAADQVLEHIASSTGGVFRKASDYESLLSVYEEIDELERTKIRIQEYIAPSDLFWIPLSLGVISLLSMLLLESTWLRVAP, from the coding sequence ATGATTTTGTTGTATCCCCTAGTCTTACTAGTGCTTATAGGATATTTTGCCTGGAAAGCGTTTGATAAGCGTATTGTTCATACCGATGCTCTTTCTGTGCCAGCGATTAGCGCCTGGCAGAAACTCTCAAAAGGTCGAGCTAATTATTTATGGGTGTTAAAAGTTCTTTGGTGGACAACTTTGGTTTTTTTGGTTTTTGCTCTATCTAGACCGCAAGCTCTATTTACTCAGTCAAAAAAGAACACTAAGGGTATCGCGATAAAAATTCTTGTAGATATTTCAAGTAGTATGGATATGGCTATTGATCTACCGAATGGGACACGAGAGAGCCGTATGGAAGTAGCTAAAGAAATGGTAGAGCGTTTTATTATGGGGGACGGTCAGAACTTATCAGGTAGGCAGCAAGATCTTATTGGTTTGATAACCTTTGCTCGCTATGCCGATACACGTAGTCCTCTTACCCTTGGGCATCAAGCCTTGGTAGACATCGTACAACGCTTGGAAGTGCAAAATCGTCCTAATGAGGACGGAACCGCATATGGAGATGCTTTAACATTAGCATGTGCCAGGTTAGAAAAGCTTTCGGAACTGCAAGTAGAGCAAGGGGATGGATCAAAATCAGCTCCTGATATTGAAAGTAGAGTAGTTGTTCTTTTGACAGATGGGGAAAATAATTCTGGCAAGTATTTACCTCAGGAAGCGTCAGCTTTTGCTCAAAAATGGAATTGTCGGGTTTACGTGATTAGCTTAGGAGACCAATTGTTAACGGATGAGAATGGAAAGAAAATTCCACCATCAGCGGCTGACCAGGTGTTAGAACATATTGCCAGTTCTACTGGTGGAGTTTTCAGGAAAGCTTCTGACTATGAATCTCTTTTATCCGTCTATGAAGAAATCGATGAGTTAGAGCGAACAAAGATTCGCATCCAAGAATATATAGCGCCTTCAGATTTGTTTTGGATTCCTCTATCGCTAGGGGTCATATCTTTACTTAGTATGTTGCTGCTGGAATCGACTTGGTTAAGGGTGGCGCCATGA
- the galK gene encoding galactokinase — translation MSTTWLEVKVPGRVELLGNHTDYNQGLVISMAVDRYTIMRSRLREDHILRLRSLNLEETWQGSLNNLVPQKEQHWVNYVVGVLAALKEREVEILGMDMEIESSIPLGFGLSSSAALEVASLLTCKQYHSLDQEPLEMAKMCQWAENQFAGVSCGLMDQISVLISQRGSVNKIDLQSLGYENLPFSKAFCFLVVDSETRHQLVDGEYSNRREVCESAAKKLDVAYLREVQVDHLDDRKFDLSLEEHKRALHVVTENERVQKACQALQEGAMERLGQLMFESHESSKNNFENSCRELDELVDFASRHKACLGARLTGGGFGGAVVHLLERSKKDFYQNDLTSFFSKKFGRPPKIIEVNPVAGALNI, via the coding sequence ATGAGCACAACTTGGCTAGAGGTGAAAGTTCCAGGCCGAGTTGAGTTATTAGGTAATCATACCGATTACAATCAGGGATTAGTTATCTCTATGGCAGTTGATCGGTATACGATAATGCGCAGTCGTTTGAGAGAAGATCATATCCTACGCCTGCGCTCGCTAAACTTAGAAGAAACTTGGCAGGGTAGCCTTAATAACCTCGTCCCACAGAAGGAACAGCACTGGGTCAATTATGTGGTGGGAGTGCTAGCGGCGTTGAAGGAAAGGGAGGTCGAGATTTTGGGTATGGATATGGAAATCGAAAGTTCCATTCCCCTAGGATTTGGCTTGAGTAGCAGTGCGGCACTAGAGGTGGCATCACTCTTAACCTGTAAGCAATATCATAGCCTTGACCAAGAACCACTTGAGATGGCTAAAATGTGTCAATGGGCGGAAAATCAATTTGCGGGAGTATCTTGTGGGTTGATGGATCAAATTTCTGTTCTTATAAGCCAGAGAGGAAGTGTTAACAAAATTGACTTGCAATCTTTAGGCTATGAAAATCTTCCATTTAGCAAGGCTTTCTGTTTTCTTGTTGTTGATTCTGAAACGAGACATCAATTGGTGGACGGAGAGTACTCTAATAGAAGAGAAGTATGTGAAAGTGCTGCTAAGAAACTGGACGTTGCCTATTTAAGAGAAGTTCAGGTTGATCATCTAGATGATCGAAAATTTGACTTGAGTCTAGAAGAGCATAAGAGAGCTCTCCATGTTGTAACTGAAAATGAACGTGTGCAAAAAGCATGTCAGGCGCTACAAGAAGGTGCTATGGAGCGACTCGGTCAGCTAATGTTCGAGTCTCATGAAAGCTCAAAGAATAATTTTGAAAACAGTTGTCGTGAACTCGATGAACTTGTTGATTTTGCAAGCAGACATAAAGCGTGCCTGGGTGCTCGATTAACCGGTGGAGGTTTTGGTGGTGCGGTGGTTCATTTGCTCGAGAGAAGTAAAAAAGATTTTTACCAAAATGACCTCACTAGCTTCTTCTCTAAAAAATTCGGTAGGCCACCAAAAATCATCGAAGTGAATCCAGTTGCTGGCGCTTTAAATATCTAG
- a CDS encoding L,D-transpeptidase family protein translates to MIDKTALGYLRYLSQGFFYFFLLNLSDPCEARQTDSFTIPETSKQLIVVIPDHWKSTYGFLQRWERKDDGVWKQITLDNQDKRFMVRLANRGLAWGIGLNPLPSEEGRKKEGDVKAPAGVFEIGDAYGYAKEIQKNDSLKYHQVTESDLWVEDSESPYYNQHLTLEGRGPETEWERKQQMRMNDSVHSLKLFIKHNPAPYAIPGAGSAIFFHIWRDEGGKNTYGCTTMSEKNLKKLIAWVDPTKNPLYVLLPREAYRKYQNKWKLP, encoded by the coding sequence ATGATTGACAAAACCGCCTTAGGGTATTTGCGATATTTATCACAAGGGTTCTTTTATTTTTTTTTGCTAAACCTGAGCGATCCTTGTGAGGCTAGACAAACAGATTCTTTTACGATCCCAGAGACGAGTAAGCAGCTCATTGTAGTGATTCCAGATCATTGGAAGTCCACTTACGGGTTCCTTCAACGTTGGGAGAGAAAGGATGATGGAGTGTGGAAACAAATTACTCTGGATAATCAAGATAAGAGGTTCATGGTGAGGCTGGCCAATAGAGGGTTGGCTTGGGGTATCGGCCTAAATCCTTTGCCATCTGAGGAAGGGAGAAAAAAGGAAGGGGATGTTAAGGCGCCTGCTGGGGTGTTTGAAATTGGTGATGCCTATGGCTATGCCAAGGAAATTCAGAAAAATGATAGTCTCAAATATCATCAAGTAACGGAAAGCGATCTATGGGTAGAGGATTCCGAATCACCTTATTATAACCAGCACTTAACTTTAGAGGGGCGTGGCCCTGAAACCGAATGGGAACGAAAGCAGCAGATGCGTATGAATGATTCGGTGCACAGTTTAAAACTTTTTATCAAACATAACCCAGCTCCTTATGCTATCCCGGGAGCGGGCAGTGCTATCTTTTTTCATATATGGAGGGATGAAGGTGGAAAGAATACGTACGGGTGCACTACTATGTCAGAAAAGAACTTGAAAAAATTGATTGCATGGGTTGATCCGACTAAAAATCCTCTTTATGTCTTGTTGCCTAGAGAGGCTTATAGAAAGTATCAGAATAAGTGGAAGCTTCCTTAA
- a CDS encoding MoxR family ATPase: MQTDIEKACGSLEKVRSEIGKIVVGQQELIERLLLSLLCNGHVLIEGVPGVAKTLTVNTMAHTLTASFSRIQFTPDLLPSDLTGTLLYDPSNHTFSPEKGPVFANIVLADEINRAPAKVQSALLEAMQEKQVTLGKESFALPHPFLVLATQNPIEQEGTYSLPEAQVDRFLFKLKVGYPTMEDEHEIMRRMAKSAPNLSSESVITLEEILEIRALIDQLYIDEKVERYILRLVDATREPQKYGLEDINSYIRFGASPRATIYFSLAARGTALLEKRDYVVPQDVKDVAHDILRHRLAISYRAEAEGLNSDDLIDEILAKVPVQN, from the coding sequence GTGCAGACTGATATTGAGAAAGCGTGTGGCAGTTTAGAGAAAGTTCGATCTGAAATAGGGAAAATTGTTGTCGGCCAACAAGAATTGATCGAGCGTCTCTTGCTCAGTCTACTATGCAATGGGCATGTGCTGATAGAAGGAGTGCCAGGGGTTGCCAAGACGCTTACCGTGAATACCATGGCGCATACTTTAACGGCTTCATTCAGCCGTATTCAATTTACTCCTGATCTGTTGCCTAGTGACCTAACGGGAACGCTACTTTATGATCCCTCCAACCATACGTTTAGTCCTGAGAAAGGCCCTGTTTTTGCAAATATAGTCTTAGCTGATGAGATTAACCGAGCCCCTGCGAAGGTTCAGAGTGCATTACTGGAAGCTATGCAGGAGAAACAGGTTACCCTTGGCAAAGAGAGCTTTGCTCTGCCACACCCATTTCTTGTTCTGGCTACACAAAACCCAATCGAGCAAGAAGGTACTTATTCTCTTCCTGAAGCACAAGTGGACCGCTTCTTATTTAAGCTTAAGGTTGGATACCCCACAATGGAAGATGAGCATGAGATTATGAGGCGTATGGCCAAGTCTGCCCCAAATCTTAGCTCAGAATCGGTCATAACATTAGAAGAAATACTTGAGATTCGAGCTTTAATCGACCAGCTCTATATTGATGAAAAAGTGGAAAGATATATCCTACGCCTAGTCGATGCAACTCGCGAACCTCAGAAATATGGATTAGAAGATATTAATTCGTATATTCGATTTGGTGCGTCACCCAGAGCGACTATCTATTTTTCATTAGCAGCTAGAGGAACAGCATTACTTGAAAAGCGTGATTATGTTGTACCTCAAGATGTGAAGGATGTCGCTCATGATATCTTGAGACACCGCTTAGCAATCTCGTACCGAGCAGAGGCTGAAGGACTAAATTCAGATGATCTAATTGATGAGATACTGGCAAAAGTTCCAGTTCAAAATTGA